TTGGCTCCTGCTAATGCTCTCGGTGGACGGGTCACTGCGGGAAGCGAGCTgggaatttattttgaaaatcaatgCGGACGTCGATAGAGCGGCTTCCCCCGGGGAAGCGGCGTGCTTTTTACCAGGCGTTGCCGCCTGCTCCCCTTCGTCCCACGTTTTCTTTTATGCTGTCAGAGTAACCACGGAGTAATTCATCCTGCTTTCAATGAGTGTGTCTTTTGCGCTGTGCTCTCCAAATCAGACTGATTTTGGGGAAAAGATTAGGGATTCATGGTAGTGCGGGATTCACTGGGCTCCTCAAAGTATTGTGATTTGAATTTGCTGTGTGATGCTGGGGACCATCTCTGTGCAGACCCAGTTCTCCCCTTAGGATGATGGCACAAATAAATTGGTGTAATTTCTAACTCCTGGGTGTATTTTGGCCTGCCATGGCTTTTCCATACATTGGCAAGTGCAGAGCCTGCAGGGATGGTGTTGGAGGACTGCTCAgggcagagggaccccaacccagCGCAGTTCACGGTTGTCCCCAGGGGCGACCTTCATGCTGGGACGGGGACACAACACCAACCTGCCAACCTTGCACCATCCTTGGAAGAGTCTTGGCCAAAGCCCAATGTCATGGGCAATTCTTGGCCATGATTTGGGAGGTAGCAAGACTGGGGAggctgttcctgagaggagcttTGAGTGCAGCCCCCCCCTGTTTTTGATAGCAACGTGGATATGGGCTCTACCACACTGGTTGACCTCAAATCACTTGATTTGGGACTAAGATTTGGGACTCATAGAGCTCTCAAGACTCCTTTTCCAATGGGGATCAGTCTGCACTGCTAAGGGATAAATATTTAATGAGAATGAGGGTCAAGGCACTGTTTTGTCCAAGGACACTGAGATGGCCATTTACTCCCATGAAAAGCACCAAGGGATCTTTAATGCCGATGCAAAGAAGACAGGAATCAGAGTTTTAAGCTCTCATCCCCCACCGTTAATGTCAATGTTAAATATTGATCCTTTCTGTGTTTAGCACAAACCAAACAACAGAGTCGAGCCACGCTCTTTGGCTTTTATTAATGTACTTTTTCTGCATCGGGTGAAGTTTGCAGTAAcgccaggaaaaaaatgtaacagcGGTGAACAAGCGGCAGACAGATTGATTTTGTATCTTGACACGATTCAGAAGGCAGTGAAAAATCACCCCGTGTGGAGCATCTCCTTGTGCGAGCCGCGACAGCCATTTCACAAAGTCATTTCTCTGCAGCGTAAGAGAGTCAGGCCCAAAATTTCTGGGAGGATCTGGAATTTGAgggaaggaatggaaaaaagagGTTGGAAATCTGTAAAAACCCCTTGTTCCCATGTCGGAGCAGGTTCCCTTATGGGTGCCTGAAGTCAAATTTGAGGAGCAGGTGGACATTGTGTTAGGAGAAACCTGGGAGCAatccctaaatcagtagtggccAGAAAAGGGGTGGATTTACCCAGGGAAAGATGGCCTTTttgttagggtttgggttttttcctgcattttgcatCAGCACCAAATAAATGTAAATCACAGCTATTATAAAGAGTGACTTCAGTGAACCACGATGAGTGGTTTTCACATGCCAGGAGTGCATGTCTGGCAGGCAGACCATGCATGGTCTtctgcatcttcttctgtagCCAGAGATGGATCAGGTTTCCCAAAATATTCTGCAGATTGTgggttttctggggttttgtggttgggttttttttttgtaaaggggGTTTACAGTTTGGCTGTAAAAATTCACCCCTCGTTCAAATTTTTGGAGCACGCTTATTAGAGGGCTGGGTGATTATTCCTGATGTCTGGGATATTCttcattgaaattaatttaatattttaaggtGTATTTCTCCTTGAGCAAGGGGAGCAGGCACTAGGAGTCGCGCCTTGGGTCTGCATCCCATTTTACTAGCAGAAAACAGCAGGAACTCTTCCGAGGTCACAAAATTATTAGAGAATTGTGGAACATGGGAATAGTTTTAATCTCTGCTGTCATTATGTCCATCCACATTCCcaccctgtgcctcagtttacagAACTGCAAAAGGAGAGCATCCTCCTCCCTTacacagagggatggggatgaCTTACATCACATCTCTAAAGCCACCTACAAAAGGTTTCTAAGAAAAGACAGAAGCAGAAACTGCGATGTGAaagctcttctcttccttttcctttttagccGGGTTTTAACAACCCATTGAGCTCCCTCTGAATTGGGCTGATATCCCCCAGACATCCCTGCAAGCCACTAAGcatgtattaaaatataataaaatgataaaatacgataaaattataaaatacgataaaatatttatttcgcTACATGGTACCTATGGTTGCACGCGCTCCAAGTAGAGGAGCCTGCTGCTGCGTGCATCACTCAGAGCCGTAAGCAAACCCCACCAACCTCCACAACTGCCGGAGCATTTAAGTAAGGAAAATCCTGGGAACCCAGGCTGTGGGGTCGCTGCGTCCGCCTGCTCACTggtgtgttttttcccttcacagATACCCTGAGGAGCATCGCCTCCATGAACCACGCGCCACGGTCCTCCCCGGCAGAGCTCAGCGGTGCCAACCACCACCTGCTGCGAGAGCGCAAGTCCTCAGCGCCGTCCCACTCGAGCCAGCCCACCCTGTTCACCTTTGACTCGCCCGCCAGCCACCTCCAGAGCACCCTGTCTGCCAGTGCCCCCCAGGACTaccttttcctccaccagtgtATGAGCAGAAAGTCAGAAAACGCAAGGTATTGTAGCCCGCTGGGGAGCAAACCTCGGGGACAgctgagggagggctgggggtgagAGGCTCAACCCAACTCTATCCTTGGAGGTCTGCAAAACCCAGCTGGAGAAAGCCCTGAGTGATGATCCCATCTCATTGCGGTTGGAAGGAGGAGGTCGGAGCAGCGACCTTCCAAGCTCCTGGCTTTCCTGGCTTTCTGGGTTGTattaaaaactggctgaatggttggacccagagggtggtgatgagtggcacaaagtctagttggaggccagtcactggCGGTGtaccccgggggtcaatactgggtccagtcctatttaacatcttcattaatgatctggatgatggggcagagtgtaccctcagccagtttgctgatgacaccaagctgggaggagtggctgatacaccagagggacctcaacagactggagaaatgggccagcAGGAACagcatgaagttcaacaaggagaagtgcaaagtcctacaCCTGGGGAGGAAGAAgcccaggcaccaatatatgctggtgGTCACCCAGCAGGAAAGCACCTTGGCAgcaaaggacctgggggtcctggtggacaccgaggtgaacatgagccagcaatgggcCCTTGCAGCcaagaaggcaaatggtatcctgggctgcatcaaagtattgccagcaggtcgagagaggtgatccttcccctctactcaacaCTGGTgtggccacacctggagtgctgcatccagttctgggctcccctgtacaagagagacatggacatactggagagagtccagcaaggCGCCACAAAGATGCTGAAgagactggagcacctctcctgtgatgAAAGGTTGACAGAGGTGGgattgttcagcctagagaagagaaggctcaggggggatctcatcaatgtatataagtacctgcagggagggtgcaaagaagacggagccaggctcttgtcaggggtgcccagtgccaggaccagaggcaacaggcacaaactcaGACACAGGGGggtcctctgaacatcaggaaacactttttcactgtgagggtgtcggagcactggcacaggttgcccagagaggtggtggagcctccatccttggagatattcaaaagctatctGGACACAGTCCTAGGCAACTGGCTcttggtggccctgcttgagcacaggggtgttggaccagatgacctccggatatcccttccaacctcaatcactTTGTGATCCTGCAGACAGAGCCCTAATTTCTGCCGTTAACCAGAAAAAACACAACCAGAAGGATGGGCAGGCTTTGCACCGCTCTACCGTTCATCCTTGCCGTAGCCCAGAGCTCGCTGGGCTTTGCGGCAGCTCGTGGTGCACGGTGTGGTATTTCTGAGCGAGCGACAGCTCTCCGCCTCCGGACCCAGCCGGTTGCCTTAAATAGAGAGGAGGTTTTTTGGCGTGAAGAGTTTTGGCTCGCGAGAGCggcgaggagggagggagggagaggcggTCGGAGCCCAGCTGGCGTTGAGGTGAGAGCAGAGCCCGGGCTGCAGCCTCCGTTGGgctttcctgctgcagctgcctttccctacccaaaaaacaacaacagaaaaaggcTCAGAAAAATTAACTTCAGATGGAGTTAATggaacagtgtttaaaaaaaggccCTCTGATGCTCCAGCTGTGAGGATACCTAAAAGCCACCCTCCGAAAGCCCGAGCGTGGCTGGGACACCGAGGAGGAGGGAGCAAGCACTGATGCTTTGGTGGGCAGAGACAAACTGGCCAGCGGCAGCTTCTGCAACTGGGCCAGAAATAATGGCCTCGATCAATGCCCAGTGCACGGGGCCaggctgcaggactgctgggAATCCCTTCCCTTTCAGCTCCGGAGCTCTTACTTTACTCATCCATAAAATGAGGGTAATAGTAGCTAATTGGCGGGCAATGCTGAATAATTAACCCGTGAGATGCTTCAAGTCCTTGGCCGAAAGGACCCTGCCAGAGCCCAAACATCTCCCGGGCGGACTGAGCTCCAAAGGCGGCAGGGATTCATTTGTCATATCGcagcatcacttgttttttccccaaataaaccCTATTTCTGAGCGCCATCTCGTGCTGGCTCCATGAAACAGAGTCCCTGTTGTCCCTGCAGAGCATCAACCCTGCCGGAGCGGTGTaaaccagcatctcccagctTTTCCCATAAAGCTGACACCTCCCCAGTGATTTGCCACAACtggaccccccgccccccataaCCATTTCACTTTTTCCCAGTGTGGTGATTGATACAGGGCAGGACTCCTCCACGGGCAGATGTTTAAATGGGGCTGGCTGACCACTTTTGTGGTCCCCAAAAGCCTGACCCACGCGTGGTTATACCTCTGCGAGCAAAAAGACCCAGTCCAAGGCTACCTGTCACCCTCTCCTGGTGTGTATGCATTGGTTCTTCATGGCAGGGTAACCCTTTTTTGGagctttgctgtattttcttcttccacGCTGCTCAGATGACTTGGAGGAAGGCATCATCATCACCCATGTTTGTCTCTGCCGTGTCTCGCCCTCATGTCCCAGCGCTTCCACAGTGATGCTCGCATTTCCCCAAGTCTTGTGGGATGGGGGTTAAGGAGGGCGAGAGAAAAGTCCAAGTGGCCAATTCAAGCATTCCCTGACTTGAGAAAATGTCATCTGCTGGGGTTAGGGGTGCAGAAAGACAAGCCCATGGGGCTCATCATCTTCTGCAATGTTGGAGCTTTgaaagaggaagcagcaggagggatAAAACAGGAGATGAAACACCTCGGAGGGAATTGGTGGAGGAGCGGTGGCTAACGAGCAGTCATTAGAGGACCGAGGTCTCCCCAGTGCTCGCCCTCTGCCCTGAGTGGTGTCCCCGGGCATGACCACAATACAAATCAAGGAATCATTAGCAAGGCACGGACCTAATGACCATGTTGCCCCACTCACCCTGGGGGACTCAAGGGCTTTTATAAATCTGAATTCAGCCCTGAGGTTTATTCCTACCTACCTGCAGCTGGGATCGGGGCTGCAAATCCCAAATCCCAGCTGGGCAGTGTCCTCGCCTGCCCGAGACTTGCCCTGCAAGAGGGAGGGGTGGCAGCATGGCTGGAGGCTCTGAAATAATCCCCGTCAGGAATTTTTCCAGTCCCTCTCAAACACGTTTGCAAGGCAGAGGTGAGAGCAAGCCTCCCTCCTGCACTGTGGACGGGCGGCCGATGCGTGATGGCCATGCTGATGGGGTGGCTTTTTGCAGCCGTGTCTTGGGTCGCTGTCAGCTGATGCGAAAATTGCCCATTTGAAGCAATTTATGTCTGAATAAAAGGCTCATAGCCCCACCGTGGAGCTTGGCGCTCCCACCTGTGACGGGGTCATTTTGAAGGTGTTTTCAGGACAAAATGGGTTGTGGGCACATTTGGAGGGGTCTGAGATGTTCCCATTGCCCTGGGGTTGGGCAGTGCGGGTCGGGAAGGTGACAAACGGGGGgggagcagagctcagtgcaTCCCAGGACTGGCTCTCCTTCCATCCCAGcccctttctccccttcctccgcAGGAGCGCCAGCTTCTCCCAAGCCTCGAGGTCTGCCTTCTTCATGCGGAGCGACACGGCGGTCCAGAAGCTCTCGCAGGGGAACGGGCACTGCGTGAACGGGGTTGGCGGGCAGCTCCACGGCTTTTACAGCCTGCCGAAACCCAGCCGGCACAACTCGGAGTTCAGGGACAGTGCATACGACCTCCCACGCGCCTTCGGTTCCTACACCCACCCCAAGTCGAGCCTCACCAGCTCCGAAACGGATAATGAGGAGGTCTACACCTACAAGACTCCCAACAACACCCTATGCAAGGAGTTTGGGGAGCTTTCCACGGACTCCTACGACATCCCTGCCACCCCGCTGTCCATCTACCAGATCCCCAGGACATTTACACTGGACAAGAACCACAATGCTCTGGCCGTGGCTGCCAGCGACTCACCCGCTGCGCCACCCCCGCGGCCCCCAAAACCTGGGCAGACGGAGCCACGGTGGGGCAGCCCGCCCCAGCGGCCCCAGCCCGGCGAAAGCTTAGGGCTGGCCCCCATGGCAGCCACCATTCCCCGGAGAAACACGCTGCCGGCAGTGGAGAACAGCAGGCTACACCGAGGTAAATTTGGGGGTGGGGAACAGGGGGTGGCTTTGTCCCGACTAGCAGCCTTGGATGGGGTGGTCCCATTGAgttgcagcggggctggggtggcTGTTGGCATCAGCCAGGAGGTCGAACACAAAGAAGGTCTCCCTGGTGAGGATTTGTATGCAATGAGCATGGAGAGGCATCCCCAGGGCCCTGCGCACCCAAGCTGCTCAACTGGCTCTTGGCTGTTTTGTGCCTTGAACCAAAATCCCAAACCTGCTTGCCCGCGCAGCCCTTCACCAGATTTTGGTGATTTTGGCCATTTTTAGCTTGCTTTTAGTTCAGTTCATAACCAGGCTTATCAGAATGCACTGGAGCTACCTTGGTTTTGCTCACTAGAGAGGGACATAATTTTGCACATCTCCAAGACCTGACAcgcccagtgcaagagagacgcCCTTCCCGTTGGCCATGAATGGGCCGTGGATGAGCTTGCCCTTTCCAAACCTCATGCCTACGATGAGATAGTTGCAAAGTAACTTAGAAGAGGTGGTCGGAGAGAAAACATACTGTAAATGATACACACAGCTCCCTGAAATGCCTCTTCCATGTCTTCCTACCTAAATACCAACATTTAGGCTGAGATCAGACCCATACTCAGCAGTAGATAGACCAGTCTAAAAGCTTAGCACCCCATCCTCACCTCATCCTCCCCTTACCAGAGGCTGCCAGCCCTTACATCTGCCGAGCGAGCTGTAACAGAGCTCTCCCTTAACCCAGTTTTGTCACCATGATCTACCTTATCTGGTGTCTTCACCCCTGGGATTTTGCAGCACTTTGACAGAACCAGGTTAGGTCCATGCAGCACGTGCTGTTGCGTTGACGCATCAGAGAGATGCtaattgggagggagcataacagGGAGTCTGCGGTGGGCTAAAAACCACGTCTTCCCACCAGCATCTCAATCATCAAGAACAGATACCACCCTCCCAGTACCTGGATTTTGTTTTCAGGGGCCCCTTTCATTAGCAGTTGCACTGGGGCACGTTGTGCATTTGTGGTTGTGTTGCAGCTTCTTCTTGCGAGACGTACGAATACCCCCAGCATGGAGGCGGCAGCGCTGTGCAGTCAGTCGAGTCGATGAACGATGGGTACAACTCCTACCTGGTGAGTTGGCCTTGGTGTTGGCCACAGTGCTATAGGCACTGTTTGCACCTTATAGATTCAAAGACAAGTCAGTTCTGGGTGGGACCTCACAGCCCAGTCCTGCAGAGCTAAGTCAAGAAAGGAAGGGTTTTATTCCTGATTTCTGTTAAAACCATGGTGGCCTGCAGGGTAGAGATAGAGGGACAACCACCTAGCCCAGCACCGCATGCAGAGCTTTGCTTGGGTGCTTCCACAGAGTGTGTCTGCCTGGAGCTTTGACCCAAAAAAAAAGCGCCCAGGAGTTTGGCTTCTCCAAAGCCTGGGATGCTGCTGAGATTAATTTTGACATGTTGCCAGAACAGCCTCTTTTGTGCACTTTCTAAGATTTCCTGAGCTGGAAATGGCATTAAAGCAGCCTTTCACATTGCATTTTAGTCAtggccagagcccagggaaaaattACTTTCCAGGTTAAGCCTGCTTCTGCAGCTCACTCTGATCATGAGAAGAAGCTCCAGTCTGGGCAATTAAGACCTTTCCCTGAACTCAGGATGTTGCAATGTCTTGGAAACAGTGGAGGTAGACCCTCTCAGTGCAAACTGATGGCCAAGGAGGGGACAGACCATCCCTTCCCTCTGTGCTAAGATTTTAGAGCTGGTCCCACCTCAGGTGTGTGTTCGGTGATGATGAGATGAAGGGGTTTATGGTGGGATGAGGTTGAGCAGTGTCTGATGCTCACAGCACGTCCTCCCGCTTGTCCCCCAGCAAGCCAAGGCAGCAGTGGCACGCTCCCACAGCACCGACTCTGAGGACAACTACGTCCCCATGAATCCCGGTTCCTCGCCCCTGATCCACACTGAGAAAGCCAACGACAATGCCCAAAATCTCTACATCCCCATGAGCCCTGGGCCGCATCACTTTGACCTGGTGGGCTTGTCCTCAGCCACCCTCCCTGTGCATAAAGGAGGAGCCATGGCACAGTGCCATAGACGGTTGAGTGAAATCCAGCCCCCACCAGTCAACCGCAACCTCAAACCCGACCGGAAAGGTAAGAATGGTGGTTTGTGGGCAAATCTTTCCAGGAACCCTTCTATTCTTTTAATACTTTGGACTACATCTGTCATCTTGTGCGCACTCAATGGAGTCCTATGTGGGATGTGCTTTGCCACCGCCAGCGCATCAGACCTTCAGAtcttccccatccccttcctctTTTAGGAGGATTATGGTGCAAATGCAGGTTTCGTGGTGCTTGAACAGCCTGTCTCAAATTCCTGGCCTTTACAGGAGATACATGTCACAGGCAGGATCTCACCCCCTTTGCCTTCACCCCTCCCTACGCTCCACTCCAAAATCTCTGTGTTGTATCCAGGTGACCCAAATTTCTCCTACTGTTTCCTACTGGCTGGATCTAGACAGCTCTTCCCTTAGGGCTTTGCCTACATCCTCCAAATCCCTCCCCAGACCACCTGACAGGTCACCAAGGAGATGCTGAGGAGGAGGGCTCCCATCATTAGGGTGTCAGCACCTAACCCCATCAACGTGCTAGGcgagagctggggctggagcacagcGGTCTCCTCTTCCACCTAATGAACCACCCGTGATGAGAAGCGCTTTCATGTTACCCTGCAGATGTCCTTTCCCATTCTCTGTGGGAGAACAGAGCTGCCTGGGCTCTGGCCAGAGGCAGCTCAGGGCTGTCAGAGCCTGGTCTTGCCCCATCTAATGGGTTATCCCAGCTCCCTAATGAATGGGTTTGTTATACCCTGGGTTTGGGCATTTTTAGCAGATCTCCATTCCCTGGGAGGCACATTGCCCTTTTGGGGCCACCCATCCAGTCTGGGGCTGTAGGTCAGAGGGGAAATTCACTGTTTTGCCCCCAGTCCTGGCATAAATGAGTGCAGGGATTTTGGTTGGGGGTATTTGTCATCAGCAAGGAGGGCTGCGGGGCTGATTAGCAGAACGGGAAGCAAACAGCAAATTGTTGGGGACCCTCTCATGCCAGTCGTGGACGCTGAATTGTAGGAACGTGCTGCCTCTGAATAAAGGCttttcccctccccagcaaagCCATCGCCACTGGACCTGAGGAACAACACTGTCATTGATGAGCTGCCCTTCAAATCGCCAGTCACGAAATCCTGGTCCAGGCCAACGTGAGTAACGGTTGGGGTATGAATTCTTGTTTTGCTCTGACAGCAGATCTCTGGTCTTCCTCTCGCTGGTGTCCACGCTGTCACTTCTGCCATGGATTAAACATCTCTGGCTGAGTGTAAGGGGGATGTCGGCTGTCCTTCTGCCTCCGCTCGCTGCAGAGGTTTCTTCTGGCCCACCATCTCTTTTTGTTGAGGTTTCTTCTGGCCCATCCATGTCTTTTTGGATGCAGAGTCAAATTTCCCCAAAAGCTGGATAATCCCTTCAGCCCTCATCGTGTTCTTTGTCAATTTTAGaaacaggagctgcagagctgggtcaTGCCATGCAAACATCTGCAGTGGGATGAAAGTCCACCTTGCCCAACACCCTACCCCCATCAGGGACCAGCAGGAGCTATCTGGGAAGAGGGGCATTTATGGAGTAATTCTTTCCTAAAACATCCTGCCACACCATGGCGATTTGGGGCTCAAGGGTTTCCCTGGTCACATCGTGGCCAGACTTAGGACCTGAGTCAGATACTGTTGAAGCAGAGGGGCTCCTCTCTTGGACCCCTCATGAGTTTAGTCAAGTGTTGTAAGAGCCAGAGTCGTATTCCCCACATCACAGCTGATGGCAGGACGATAAATTCGTTTAGGTCAGGATTTCACATGAAAGCCCAGCGTGTGGCCGAGCAGCTAATTAAGATCCCTTGAAGACATTTCCTATTTCTGGGATCTGACACCACCCAGCGAGCTGCGGCTCTGACACAGGACCTGTGGTCCACTGTCACTCGTGACCCAGCTGAGCCACCCCGACGTGGCCACAGGGGGGGCGTGGGGCATGATTTCACATTCAgctctcccccaaaaaaccccgcTGTAGTCTCGGAACGCAGGGTGACACTCACAGGGTCTGACCGAGCTGTGTTTTGATTGCCTTGAAAGCAAAGCTTAGCCTGAAGGAAGTCTGCAAAATGAAACCAAAGCACTTCAGAGCAAAGTCTGCCGGCCAAAAATAACAGGATTCACACAATTCCAGTTCTGCTGCTAATTCGTGGTCTGATGTTGTCGAATGAAAGGCAGAAGCGAAGCTTGGCTGCTGTGACTCCTCTAATAAATTGGATTGTGTGGAGACTGACTGCAGGGCATGAGCCCTGTGTGCTGAAATCACTGCATCAGGAAACAGCGAGCGGGGTTTGATTGACAAGACGTCCGACCCCGGAGAAGCTAATGGATTTTTCCCTTATCAGCTAATCATATGACCCTGCCTTCACTGCAAGACAACAAATAGCTTTTTAAGACACGAGCTTTAATACCAGATGCTGATTGCATTATGTTATTCTGTATAATTAGATTTGGCCAATTGAAAGCAAGATGATGCCTCggaggttttgttttccagcaaaaAAGTCGGATAGGGCCCTGCACGGTAAACAAATCCTGGAGCTGCGGTGAGACTGGTGGTGAGAAGCTCCACTGAGGCTGGCCCTGCATTCTCCACAATTAAATATTTCCTGGGAGATAAAAGAGTTCATGGGGCCTGATTCATGGAGCTGATAGCAGGAGAGTTATGGGTACATAACACCAAGCAAGGTGTTACGGAAAAggcctagaaagaaaaaaacgagaAGACCAAACCCAGTGATTCTCTAACCTGTGGGAAGGTCAGGTTAGGAGAACCTCAATGCCACCAGCTCTTTTTCATGCCCAGTCCCCAGATCTGAGCATGGTGATGTTTGGAGGCATCAGGTGCTGCCCTCTCCCATCCCTCCTTGGCAATGGACAAGCAGCACCTGCAGCCATCATTAACGCATTGACCCTTGTCCTTACAGCCAGACCTTCAATGCCGGCTCTCTGCAATACTGTCGCCCTGTCTCCTCCCAGAGCATCACCAGCACTGACTCGGGAGACAGCGAGGAGAACTACGTGGCGATGGTAAGGGCCCCACAGCTAAGATATATGGACCTGGCAGGACGTATACGTTCCCCAGCTCTGCAAACACATTCCTAGCTCATGACATGGAAGTGCTCAGACAGCACCGTGATGAACGTGGTGTACATCTTACGTACATCCCTACATGCATGAAACAGTGGCTTTCATTCCTAAAATGATATGTCCTGTTGGGGTTTTAACTGTATATGAGAGCAAGAACATATATCACCTACTTTGCCAGGAATTAAGAGGGGATAAAAACATCTATGGACTGTCGCAGTCTATTTTCCTAATAtaagttgatttttttcagggttttttttctgctaatagCTGCTGTCATCATGTTTGTGTGGAGGGCAGGGGCTAtcggagcagcagcagggagtgGCACTGCTTACAGGGAGGGGATTTTGTCTCTCTTTGCAAAGCTGCTGACTTGAAGCATATTTTTGAGGCTGTGTAACGAAGGGAGTAGAGGAAGTCTGTGCTCTGTGTAGCGTGGTTGTGATTAGTGACGATCCCAGAGGTGATCCAGCCTCACTGAGGTGTGGTTCCTGGGAAATGCTGAAGCCCAGGTCTGATGTCAGGCGTGTGAATAAAATCAGCACAAAGGCAGCAGAACTGCTCCAATACATAAAATCAATTTGTTAGcacaatatacaatatatatagTCCCCCAGCAGTTCTGCACACCCTGGTCCCAGAGAGGCAGGTGAGCGCATATCCAGGCTGGGACCTCTTTTAAAAGTGCCACTGAGGC
This genomic interval from Calonectris borealis chromosome 1, bCalBor7.hap1.2, whole genome shotgun sequence contains the following:
- the GAB2 gene encoding GRB2-associated-binding protein 2 → MSGGEVVCSGWLRKSPPEKKLRRYAWKKRWFVLRSGRMSGDPDVLEYYKNDHSKKPLRVINLNFCEQVDAGLTFNKKELQDSYIFDIKTSDRTFYLVAETEDDMNKWVRSICQICGFNQSEENTDTLRSIASMNHAPRSSPAELSGANHHLLRERKSSAPSHSSQPTLFTFDSPASHLQSTLSASAPQDYLFLHQCMSRKSENARSASFSQASRSAFFMRSDTAVQKLSQGNGHCVNGVGGQLHGFYSLPKPSRHNSEFRDSAYDLPRAFGSYTHPKSSLTSSETDNEEVYTYKTPNNTLCKEFGELSTDSYDIPATPLSIYQIPRTFTLDKNHNALAVAASDSPAAPPPRPPKPGQTEPRWGSPPQRPQPGESLGLAPMAATIPRRNTLPAVENSRLHRASSCETYEYPQHGGGSAVQSVESMNDGYNSYLQAKAAVARSHSTDSEDNYVPMNPGSSPLIHTEKANDNAQNLYIPMSPGPHHFDLVGLSSATLPVHKGGAMAQCHRRLSEIQPPPVNRNLKPDRKAKPSPLDLRNNTVIDELPFKSPVTKSWSRPTQTFNAGSLQYCRPVSSQSITSTDSGDSEENYVAMQNPISASPVPSGTNSPAPKKSSGSVDYLALDFQPSSPGPHRKPSTSSVASDEKVDYVQVDKEKTQALQSTMQEWTDVRQSSEPAKSTKQ